A single genomic interval of Sceloporus undulatus isolate JIND9_A2432 ecotype Alabama chromosome 2, SceUnd_v1.1, whole genome shotgun sequence harbors:
- the FAAP100 gene encoding LOW QUALITY PROTEIN: Fanconi anemia core complex-associated protein 100 (The sequence of the model RefSeq protein was modified relative to this genomic sequence to represent the inferred CDS: deleted 2 bases in 2 codons) — protein sequence MAQVGHRVDYLAGFCCPVGGLAAGKPRVLCHGSQIYLSNGTEYVYVYDQEGRLMKAVYRFPDQVWHVELLPLHQQLYILCAGVGIYCVSLDYPSRLAKRTDGEENDCYSSILPMGSSACTFPDATLCTFTLLSDVLVTLSQIQGKWCMNLHELPGPEDQENLPRQPISHVDITTSTSSDGDMSLAHFLPVLCCASSPDASDHKEGLRHSGGFVLEEPLFSLLFGVDAAMLDSPMILCGFPDGQLCSVPLKALRSDNCSHENSPVKILHHLEEPVVFIGALRTDRKSPDVEELPAYGDLGCDCVVALGHYGKMVAIKAASGEEVKVPELREYYLQGPVLCAACAGGSRMYYSTHSDIYAVDLDSNTPEAEKVEDSPGTLPSVLSPASLSICSVVALSLSSRESEGESELLALSAKGRLMTCGLCSPDDTQPVKMNPDKAGQRIKELLSGIGHVSERVSSLKKAVDQKNQALTCLNQVMSVSAALLSSQNGQKPITCTITAHWSHILVQDTLAVSCILENLSECSLERGWTFCVQLFASSCDFDEGSSDSATTYTFPIDQLLPGNKTEVTLPLGPAEGSKIELPFIVSCSLYYSLQEILGTVSESTELLDDLFSDDSPGLCPDREGICLPLKEVTVDLLQCLRLESGSSTSDGTLPAAAISLPGDPLHTFLKLSQMQSDLESIEGNDELVPRALNTLGEGYLAPSVASIKVSSELLRTALKDICADVSLCCAVLRWLLAENVEADSLRSQERAEVRGLAPDGGEVQLNIREVAVSDMNSAGPIQAVEIVIQSSPLANMCQLHHAVVRRIQALVLEQAAQESSPPDIRVQYLHQIQANHEMLLKEAQSLRDQLCLGNNSDATVEKLLHVYRQLRNPSLIVL from the exons ATGGCCCAGGTGGGGCACCGGGTGGACTACCTGGCGGGCTTCTGCTGCCCGGTC GGGGGGCTGGCGGCGGGGAAGCCGCGCGTCCTCTGCCACGGCAGCCAGATTTACCTCTCCAACGGCACCGAGTACGTCTACGTCTACGACCAGGAGGGACGCCTCATGAAG GCTGTCTACCGATTTCCTGATCAAGTTTGGCACGTGGAACTCTTGCCCCTCCATCAGCAGCTATATATTCTGTGTGCTGGAGTGGGTATTTACTGTGTGTCCTTGGACTACCCAAGCAG GTTAGCGAAGCGAACGGATGGGGAGGAAAATGACTGCTACTCCAGCATTCTCCCCATGGGCTCCAGTGCCTGCACCTTTCCCGATGCCACGCTTTGCACCTTCACACTGCTCAGTGACGTCCTCGTCACCCTCTCCCAAATCCAGGGGAAGTGGTGCATGAATCTCCATGAGCTCCCGGGCCCTGAGGACCAGGAGAACTTGCCACGCCAACCCATCAGCCATGTGGACATCACCACCAGCACCAGTAGTGATGGAGACATGTCCTTAGCTCACTTTCTTCCAGTCTTGTGTTGTGCATCCTCTCCAGATGCCAGTGACCACAAAGAGGGCCTTCGCCACTCAGGAGGCTTTGTGCTGGAGGAGCCTCTCTTTAGCCTCCTCTTTGGTGTAGATGCTGCCATGCTGGATTCTCCCATGATTCTCTGTGGCTTCCCAGATGGGCAACTGTGTTCTGTGCCCTTGAAGGCCTTGAGGTCTGACAACTGCAGTCATGAAAACTCCCCTGTCAAGATCCTTCATCATTTGGAAGAGCCAGTTGTCTTCATTGGGGCCTTGAGGACAGACCGAAAGTCCCCAGATGTAGAAGAGCTGCCAGCCTATGGAGACTTGGGCTGTGATTGTGTTGTGGCCTTGGGTCACTATGGGAAAATGGTGGCCATCAAGGCAGCTTCAGGCGAAGAAGTCAAGGTTCCAGAGCTCCGAGAGTATTACTTGCAGGGACCTGTTCTGTGTGCAGCATGC GCGGGGGGGAGCCGCATGTACTACAGCACCCATTCTGACATCTATGCTGTTGATCTGGACAGCAacacccctgaggctgagaaagtagaGGACTCACCAGGAACCCTTCCGTCAGTTTTGTCTCCTGCCAGCTTGAGTATCTGCAGTGTGGTGGCACTTTCCTTATCTTCCCGAGAGTCAGAAG GTGAGTCGGAacttctggctttatctgctaaAGGCCGCCTCATGACCTGTGGCTTGTGCAGTCCAGATGATACACAGCCTGTCAAAATGAACCCAGATAAAGCAGGGCAGAGGATCAAAGAACTGCTGTCTGGAATTGGCCATGTCTCAGAGAG AGTGTCATCCTTAAAGAAGGCTGTGGACCAGAAGAACCAAGCATTGACATGCCTGAATCAGGTGATGAGTGTGAGTGCAGCTTTGCTGTCGAGCCAGAATGGTCAAAAGCCTATCACTTGTACCATTACGGCCCACTGGAGCCACATCCTGGTTCAGGACACCTTGGCAGTTTCCTGTATCTTGGAGAACCTGAGCGAGTGCAGCTTGGAGCGAGGCTGGACCTTCTGTGTCCAGTTGTTTGCCAGTTCCTGTGACTTTGATGAAGGCTCCTCAGATTCTGCTACTACTTATACTTTCCCCATAGATCAGCTCCTTCCTGGAAACAAGACGGAGGTGACCCTCCCACTGGGCCCTGCAGAAGGCTCTAAGATAGAGCTACCTTTCATAGTCTCCTGTTCCCTCTACTACAGCCTACAGGAAATCCTGGGCACTGTCTCGGAGTCCACTGAGCTGCTGGATGACCTGTTTTCTGATGATTCTCCAGGCCTTTGTCCAGACAGAGAAGGCATCTGTCTGCCCTTGAAGGAAGTCACCGTTGACCTCCTGCAGTGCCTTCGCTTGGAAAGTGGCAGCAGTACATCTGATGGGACCCTGCCTGCAGCTGCCATATCACTGCCTGGGGACCCACTCCACACCTTTCTGAAATTGTCCCAGATGCAGTCTGACCTTGAGAGCATTGAAGGGAATGATGAGCTAGTTCCAAGAGCACTGAACACTCTGGGAGAAGGTTACTTGGCTCCCTCGGTGGCTTCAATCAAAGTGTCTTCTGAGCTGCTGAGAACTGCCCTGAAGGACATCTGTGCAG aTGTGTcgctgtgctgtgctgtgctgcgGTGGCTGCTGGCAGAGAACGTTGAGGCGGATTCCCTTCGGAGTCAGGAAAGAGCAGAAGTGCGAGGGCTGGCCCCGGACGGAGGCGAAGTGCAGCTGAACATCCGAGAG GTGGCTGTCAGTGACATGAACTCAGCAGGCCCCATCCAAGCTGTTGAGATTGTCATCCAGAGCTCCCCGCTGGCCAACATGTGCCAGCTGCACCATGCCGTGGTCAGGCGGATTCAG GCTCTGGTTTTGGAGCAAGCAGCCCAGGAATCTTCTCCACCAGATATCCGTGTGCAGTACCTCCACCAGATCCAAGCCAACCATGAG ATGCTGCTAAAGGAGGCCCAGTCTCTTCGTGACCAGCTGTGCTTAGGGA